Proteins encoded within one genomic window of Comamonas endophytica:
- a CDS encoding ABC transporter substrate-binding protein encodes MSNIDQSIIEAFCPTGRLRASINLGNPILARRADDGRPAGVSIDLANAFARQLGVDIELVVFDSAGKSVEAVTAEQADIGFFAVDPVRGAGIAFTAPYVLIEGAYLVREESPIQDNAEVDTAGVRVVVGKGSAYDLYLTRALQSAEILRAPTSPAVVETFLAQGAEVAAGVKQQLEFDAARLGGLRLLPGRFMVIQQAMGLPKGRGAAAAQVLTSFVEEMKRSGFVQKALEEHGIEGASVAPLQ; translated from the coding sequence ATGAGCAATATCGACCAAAGCATCATCGAAGCGTTCTGTCCGACCGGCCGGCTGCGGGCCTCCATCAACCTGGGCAATCCCATCCTTGCGCGGCGTGCGGACGACGGCCGGCCGGCCGGGGTTTCCATCGACCTGGCCAATGCATTTGCGCGCCAGTTGGGCGTCGATATCGAGCTGGTGGTCTTCGACTCGGCTGGAAAGTCGGTCGAGGCGGTGACGGCGGAGCAGGCGGATATCGGCTTCTTTGCCGTGGACCCGGTGCGCGGCGCGGGCATCGCCTTCACGGCGCCCTATGTGCTGATCGAAGGCGCGTACCTGGTGCGGGAGGAGTCGCCGATCCAGGACAATGCCGAGGTCGATACGGCTGGCGTGCGCGTGGTGGTCGGCAAGGGCAGTGCCTATGATCTCTATCTGACGCGAGCGCTGCAATCCGCCGAGATACTGCGCGCGCCCACCTCGCCGGCGGTGGTCGAAACCTTTCTGGCGCAGGGCGCCGAGGTCGCGGCCGGGGTGAAGCAGCAGCTGGAATTCGATGCCGCCCGGCTGGGCGGCCTGAGGCTGCTGCCCGGGCGCTTCATGGTCATCCAGCAGGCCATGGGCCTGCCCAAGGGCCGTGGCGCCGCTGCGGCCCAGGTGCTGACCTCCTTTGTGGAGGAAATGAAGCGCAGCGGATTCGTCCAGAAGGCACTGGAGGAACACGGTATCGAAGGTGCCTCGGTTGCGCCGCTGCAGTGA
- a CDS encoding Ldh family oxidoreductase, which produces MNARTENQILIPEDQLRKLGQDAFQGLGLPAEHAADVVEILLLADLFGLSTHGLSRIESYGERIDVDGIAKAAQVTQERVAPGIFRVDGANGVGPLVGMQGLRAAMEAARECGIGAAFVRGSNHFGPISPYSYIAAEQGFASIIGSNATTTIAPWGGSDARLGNSPLGFGVPGPDGAHFLLDMAMSVVARAKIRNALKAGTSIPDSWATDPHGRKTTDPKAALDGFLQPIGGHKGYGLALMVDLFAGLLSNAAYLTHVKSWVDAPDEPQNLGHFFILIDVQRLGSGAWLAERMKDFAQILHASPAVEADKPVIVPGEIELRNMARQRAQGIALGAEVLAMLQERAKHSGQ; this is translated from the coding sequence ATGAACGCACGCACCGAAAACCAGATCCTCATTCCCGAAGACCAGCTGCGCAAGCTGGGCCAGGACGCCTTCCAGGGCCTTGGCCTGCCTGCAGAGCACGCCGCCGATGTCGTCGAGATTCTCCTGCTGGCCGATCTCTTCGGCCTGTCCACCCACGGGCTCAGCCGCATCGAGTCGTATGGCGAGCGGATCGACGTCGACGGCATCGCCAAGGCGGCTCAGGTCACCCAGGAGCGCGTGGCGCCCGGCATCTTCCGCGTCGATGGCGCCAACGGGGTCGGGCCCCTGGTGGGCATGCAGGGGCTGCGTGCGGCGATGGAGGCGGCGCGCGAATGCGGCATCGGCGCGGCCTTCGTGCGCGGCAGCAACCATTTCGGGCCGATCTCGCCCTACAGCTACATTGCCGCCGAGCAGGGCTTTGCCAGCATCATCGGCAGCAATGCCACCACCACCATCGCCCCCTGGGGCGGCAGCGATGCGCGCCTGGGCAACAGCCCGCTGGGCTTCGGCGTGCCCGGCCCGGACGGCGCGCACTTCCTGCTCGACATGGCCATGAGCGTCGTGGCGCGCGCCAAGATCCGCAATGCGCTCAAGGCGGGAACGTCCATCCCCGACAGCTGGGCCACGGATCCCCACGGCCGCAAGACCACCGATCCCAAGGCCGCGCTCGACGGCTTCCTGCAGCCCATCGGCGGTCACAAGGGCTATGGGCTGGCGCTGATGGTCGACCTGTTTGCCGGCTTGCTGTCCAATGCGGCCTATCTCACGCATGTGAAGTCGTGGGTCGATGCGCCGGACGAGCCGCAGAACCTGGGCCATTTCTTCATCCTCATCGACGTGCAGCGGCTGGGTTCGGGCGCTTGGCTTGCCGAGCGCATGAAGGACTTTGCGCAGATACTGCACGCAAGTCCGGCGGTGGAAGCCGACAAGCCGGTCATCGTCCCGGGTGAAATCGAGCTGCGCAACATGGCGCGCCAGCGCGCGCAGGGCATTGCGCTCGGCGCCGAGGTGCTGGCCATGCTGCAGGAGCGGGCGAAGCATTCGGGCCAATGA
- a CDS encoding Bug family tripartite tricarboxylate transporter substrate binding protein — MNAHHHPQARRRTLAKAVLLSAIAIATLSGPVTAAAQEWQPTRPIRLLVPYGPGGSSDVIARAMALEMGHALGQSVVVENKPGGQGSIAMIEGARAAPDGYTLVLGHVGTMAVNPAMMPKLQYDVDKDFAPVTLLTRVPMLFAVGPSVNAKSLDEFISLSKARPGKLNYGSAGNGSAGHLAFEMLKDTAQVNLTHVPYKGTGAQMTDLLAGTIDAASAGLPGFLPHVKAGKLRILAVGAAERLPALPDVPTVGELGYPGFESSQWFGLIAPAKTPPQVIERINKEAQKALRAASVKRRLEEDSSTAVGWGPREFTTFITSEKKRWGDVVRSAKLQAD; from the coding sequence ATGAACGCCCATCACCATCCGCAGGCCCGCCGCCGCACCCTTGCCAAGGCTGTCCTTCTGTCGGCCATCGCCATTGCCACGCTGTCGGGTCCGGTCACGGCCGCCGCGCAGGAGTGGCAGCCCACGCGCCCCATCCGCCTGCTCGTGCCCTACGGGCCCGGCGGCAGCTCCGACGTCATCGCGCGCGCCATGGCGCTGGAGATGGGCCACGCCCTCGGCCAGTCGGTGGTGGTCGAGAACAAGCCCGGCGGGCAGGGCTCGATCGCCATGATCGAAGGCGCCCGGGCCGCGCCCGATGGCTACACCCTGGTGCTCGGGCATGTGGGCACGATGGCGGTGAATCCGGCCATGATGCCGAAGCTGCAATACGACGTGGACAAGGACTTCGCGCCAGTCACGCTGCTGACCCGGGTGCCGATGCTGTTTGCCGTCGGCCCGTCGGTCAATGCCAAGTCGCTGGACGAGTTCATCTCCCTGTCCAAGGCCCGGCCGGGCAAGCTGAACTACGGCTCGGCCGGCAACGGCAGCGCCGGGCACCTGGCGTTCGAGATGCTCAAGGACACGGCCCAGGTGAACCTGACCCATGTGCCCTACAAGGGCACGGGTGCGCAGATGACCGACCTGCTGGCGGGAACCATCGACGCGGCCTCCGCCGGCCTGCCGGGCTTCCTGCCGCACGTCAAAGCCGGCAAGCTGAGGATTCTTGCGGTGGGCGCCGCCGAGCGGCTGCCGGCGCTCCCGGACGTGCCTACGGTGGGCGAACTGGGATACCCGGGCTTCGAAAGCTCGCAGTGGTTCGGCCTGATCGCCCCGGCCAAGACACCGCCCCAGGTCATCGAACGCATCAACAAGGAAGCGCAGAAGGCGCTGAGGGCGGCCTCCGTCAAGCGCCGCCTCGAGGAGGACTCCAGCACCGCCGTGGGCTGGGGCCCCAGGGAATTCACCACCTTCATCACCTCCGAGAAGAAACGCTGGGGCGATGTCGTGCGCAGCGCGAAGCTCCAGGCCGACTGA
- a CDS encoding LysR family transcriptional regulator, which translates to MNFDLGDLRAFLAVADLGSLRAASQALHLSQSALSRRIDKLEDALGVALFTRTTRKVELTTVGRAFVPKARNVLNELASALLGIQDVAERLSGEVTLACVPSAVGYFLPSVFAEYHRRYPRIRIRVLDEASSDVLLAVTRGEADFGVTYIGTQEADIEFQPLIEEPFVLACPKRHPLAKRKAVRWSELGAEKYIALAQGSGNRFLIDQALAHVEQRPRWFCEVNHVPALVSLVLAGLGIGVVPRMALPPDGQAGLAAIALTEPRVSRTLGLISRRGKALPAAAQLLFDMLLESKGRA; encoded by the coding sequence ATGAACTTCGATCTTGGCGACCTGCGCGCCTTCCTGGCCGTGGCCGATCTGGGCAGCCTGCGCGCCGCCTCGCAGGCGCTGCACCTGTCGCAGTCGGCCCTCTCCCGGCGCATCGACAAGCTCGAAGATGCACTGGGCGTCGCGCTCTTCACCAGGACCACGCGCAAGGTCGAGCTGACCACCGTGGGCCGCGCCTTCGTACCCAAGGCGCGCAATGTGCTCAACGAACTGGCCAGCGCGCTGCTGGGAATACAGGATGTGGCGGAGCGGCTTTCGGGCGAGGTGACGCTGGCCTGCGTGCCCTCCGCCGTGGGCTATTTCCTGCCCAGCGTCTTTGCCGAGTACCACCGGCGCTATCCGCGCATCCGCATCCGCGTGCTGGATGAAGCCTCCAGCGACGTGCTGCTGGCGGTGACGCGCGGCGAAGCCGACTTCGGCGTCACCTACATCGGCACGCAGGAAGCGGATATCGAGTTCCAGCCGTTGATCGAGGAACCTTTTGTGCTGGCCTGCCCCAAGCGCCATCCCCTGGCAAAGCGCAAGGCGGTACGCTGGAGCGAACTGGGCGCGGAGAAATACATTGCCCTGGCGCAGGGCAGCGGCAACCGCTTTCTCATCGACCAGGCGCTGGCCCATGTGGAGCAACGCCCGCGCTGGTTCTGCGAGGTCAACCATGTGCCGGCGCTGGTCAGCCTGGTGCTGGCCGGGCTGGGCATCGGCGTGGTGCCCCGGATGGCGCTGCCGCCGGACGGGCAGGCGGGGCTGGCGGCGATTGCGCTCACCGAACCCCGGGTCTCGCGCACGCTGGGGCTGATATCCCGGCGCGGCAAGGCGCTTCCCGCCGCGGCGCAGCTGCTGTTCGACATGCTGCTGGAATCGAAGGGGCGCGCATAG
- a CDS encoding Bug family tripartite tricarboxylate transporter substrate binding protein, producing MQRRTLLHTALLASSALSLATLAQSQDFPPRKPVTMVVGFAAGGAADASARLIAKKLGENIGQSVVVENKGGAGGNIAHGQVASAAADGSVILFGSVGPLTIAPHLMKLNYDPFKDLAPISGGVNFPNVLVVHRGAGVKTLKDFVALAKKKPGSVDYASTGAGSASHLAGELFNQRAGVEMVHVPYKGGAPALQDLLGERVTSYFAAPPTAMPHVETGKLIPLATTGLARPAYLPDIPTVAEAGYPGFEALNWYAFVGPAKTPAAMLDRWNREIVKVLNDEEVKKALLQHGLTPQPTTRAELAAFMQKEYEQWGKVVRERKLSAN from the coding sequence ATGCAACGTCGCACCCTTTTGCATACCGCACTGCTGGCTTCCTCGGCGCTTTCGCTGGCCACGCTGGCCCAGTCGCAGGACTTCCCGCCCAGGAAACCCGTGACCATGGTCGTGGGCTTCGCCGCCGGCGGCGCCGCCGATGCGTCCGCGCGGCTGATCGCCAAGAAGCTGGGCGAGAACATCGGCCAGAGCGTGGTGGTGGAGAACAAGGGTGGCGCGGGCGGCAACATCGCCCACGGCCAGGTGGCCAGCGCCGCGGCCGACGGCTCGGTCATCCTGTTCGGCTCGGTCGGTCCGCTGACCATCGCGCCGCACCTGATGAAGCTCAACTACGACCCGTTCAAGGATCTCGCGCCGATCTCCGGCGGCGTGAACTTCCCCAATGTGCTGGTCGTGCACCGTGGCGCGGGCGTGAAGACGCTCAAGGACTTCGTTGCGCTGGCCAAGAAGAAGCCTGGCAGCGTGGACTACGCCTCGACCGGCGCGGGCTCGGCCTCGCACCTGGCGGGCGAGCTGTTCAACCAGCGCGCGGGCGTGGAAATGGTGCATGTGCCCTACAAGGGCGGGGCGCCGGCGCTGCAGGACCTGCTGGGCGAGCGCGTGACCAGCTACTTCGCCGCACCGCCCACGGCCATGCCGCATGTCGAGACCGGCAAGCTGATTCCCCTGGCCACGACCGGCCTGGCGCGCCCGGCCTACCTGCCCGACATCCCCACCGTGGCCGAGGCCGGATACCCTGGCTTCGAAGCCCTCAACTGGTATGCCTTCGTCGGACCCGCGAAGACGCCCGCAGCCATGCTCGATCGCTGGAACCGCGAGATCGTCAAGGTGCTGAACGACGAGGAGGTCAAGAAGGCCCTGCTGCAGCATGGCCTCACGCCGCAGCCGACCACGCGCGCGGAACTGGCGGCGTTCATGCAAAAGGAATACGAGCAGTGGGGCAAGGTGGTGCGCGAGCGCAAGCTCAGCGCCAACTGA
- the tcuB gene encoding tricarballylate utilization 4Fe-4S protein TcuB, giving the protein MQTLYSLTEDAKALASGQPVAASKPVHKVIPIQTLTPEAEVARALQICNACRYCEGFCAVFPAMTRRLEFAAADVHYLANLCHNCGACLHACQYAPPHEFAVNIPKAMAEVRGKTYADYAWPPALGSLYRRNGLTLSLALVAALTLFLVLAVVLQGNGLGALWGAELGGDFYRLFPHNLLVGMFAPVFLFVVFALFMGVRRFWREVKPATSGADVNRPAAAEAASDVLRLKYLDGGHGSGCSNDDDAYTLQRRRCHHLTFYGFMLCFAATSLATVYHYVFGWAAPYDLPSLPKVLGAIGGVSLMLGTAGLWRLNRRRHPEHGDLQQKPMDLGFIALLFLVSASGLALWLGRGTPALALLLCLHLGAVMALFATLPYGKFAHGVFRTAALLRHNTEKRQPNPIGLGAD; this is encoded by the coding sequence ATGCAAACCCTGTACTCCCTGACCGAAGACGCCAAGGCGCTCGCCTCGGGCCAGCCCGTCGCCGCCAGCAAGCCCGTCCACAAGGTCATTCCCATCCAGACCCTCACCCCGGAAGCCGAGGTGGCGCGCGCGCTGCAGATCTGCAATGCCTGCCGCTATTGCGAGGGCTTCTGCGCGGTGTTCCCGGCGATGACCCGCCGGCTGGAGTTCGCCGCGGCCGACGTGCATTACCTCGCCAACCTGTGCCACAACTGCGGCGCCTGCCTGCATGCCTGCCAGTACGCGCCCCCGCATGAATTCGCCGTCAACATCCCCAAGGCCATGGCCGAGGTGCGCGGCAAGACCTATGCCGACTATGCCTGGCCGCCGGCGCTGGGCAGCCTCTACCGGCGCAACGGCCTGACGCTGTCGCTGGCGCTGGTTGCCGCGCTGACGCTGTTCCTGGTGCTGGCGGTGGTGCTGCAGGGCAACGGCCTGGGCGCGCTCTGGGGCGCCGAGCTGGGCGGCGATTTCTACCGCCTGTTCCCGCACAACCTGCTGGTGGGCATGTTCGCGCCGGTGTTCCTGTTCGTGGTGTTCGCGCTGTTCATGGGCGTGCGCCGCTTCTGGAGGGAGGTCAAGCCAGCGACCAGCGGGGCCGATGTGAACCGGCCCGCCGCGGCCGAAGCCGCATCGGACGTGCTGCGCCTCAAATACCTCGACGGCGGCCATGGCAGCGGCTGCAGTAACGATGACGACGCCTACACCCTGCAGCGCCGCCGCTGCCACCACCTGACGTTCTACGGCTTCATGCTGTGCTTTGCCGCGACCTCGCTGGCCACGGTCTACCACTACGTGTTCGGCTGGGCCGCGCCCTATGACCTGCCCAGCCTGCCCAAGGTGCTCGGCGCGATCGGCGGCGTGAGCCTGATGCTGGGCACGGCGGGCCTGTGGCGCCTGAACCGCCGGCGCCATCCGGAGCATGGCGATCTGCAGCAAAAACCCATGGACCTGGGCTTCATCGCGCTGCTGTTCCTGGTCAGCGCCAGCGGCCTGGCCCTGTGGCTGGGGCGCGGCACGCCGGCGCTGGCGCTGCTGCTGTGCCTGCACCTGGGCGCGGTTATGGCGCTGTTCGCCACGCTGCCCTACGGCAAGTTCGCGCATGGCGTGTTCCGCACCGCCGCGCTGCTGCGCCACAACACCGAGAAACGCCAGCCCAACCCCATCGGGCTGGGTGCGGACTGA
- the tcuA gene encoding FAD-dependent tricarballylate dehydrogenase TcuA, with amino-acid sequence MDTDVLVIGGGNAALCAALMAREAGMRVLLLESAPRAWRGGNSAHTRNLRCMHDAPQDVLVEAYPEEEYWQDLLKVTGGLTDEHLARLVIRASSTCRDWMRRHGVHFQPPLSGALHVARTNAFFMGGGKALVNAYFRSAEALGVEIRYEAPVERLEIEDGRFVAAWCDGQRITAKSCVLAAGGFESNREWLREAWGQNARGEWPSDNFLIRGTAYNQGVLLRHMLEEHQADRIGDPTQAHMVAIDARAPLYDGGICTRIDCVSLGVVVNREAERFYDEGEDFWPKRYAIWGRLVAQQPGQVAYSIIDAKAIGRFMPPVFPGIVADSLPELGQKLGLDAGTFMQTMERYNAACRVGKFDHTALDDCHTEGVAPAKTHWARPIDTAPYYGYALRPGVTFTYLGLKVDDTAAVRFAGQASRNLFVAGEMMAGNVLGKGYTAGVGMSIGTAFGRIAGRNAALAAQGRPAVAGAVQD; translated from the coding sequence ATGGACACCGATGTTCTGGTCATCGGTGGTGGCAACGCTGCCCTCTGCGCCGCCCTGATGGCGCGCGAGGCGGGCATGCGCGTGCTGCTGCTGGAGTCTGCCCCGCGCGCCTGGCGCGGCGGCAACTCCGCCCACACCCGCAACCTGCGCTGCATGCACGACGCGCCGCAGGACGTACTGGTCGAAGCCTACCCCGAGGAGGAATACTGGCAGGATCTGCTCAAGGTCACGGGCGGGCTCACCGACGAGCATCTGGCGCGCCTGGTGATCCGCGCGTCCTCGACCTGCCGCGACTGGATGCGCCGCCATGGCGTGCATTTCCAGCCGCCGCTGTCGGGCGCGCTGCATGTCGCGCGCACCAATGCCTTCTTCATGGGTGGCGGCAAGGCCCTGGTCAATGCCTATTTCCGCAGCGCCGAGGCGCTGGGCGTCGAGATCCGCTACGAAGCGCCCGTCGAGCGGCTCGAGATCGAGGATGGCCGCTTCGTTGCCGCCTGGTGCGACGGCCAGCGCATCACCGCCAAAAGCTGCGTGCTCGCGGCCGGCGGGTTCGAATCCAACCGCGAATGGCTGCGCGAGGCCTGGGGCCAGAACGCGCGCGGCGAATGGCCTTCGGACAACTTCCTGATCCGCGGCACGGCCTACAACCAGGGCGTGCTGCTGCGCCACATGCTCGAGGAGCACCAGGCCGACCGCATCGGCGACCCGACGCAGGCGCACATGGTGGCCATCGACGCGCGCGCGCCGCTCTACGACGGCGGCATCTGCACGCGCATCGACTGCGTCTCGCTGGGCGTGGTGGTCAACCGCGAGGCCGAGCGCTTCTACGACGAAGGCGAGGACTTCTGGCCCAAGCGCTATGCGATCTGGGGCCGGCTCGTGGCGCAGCAGCCGGGCCAGGTCGCCTATTCGATCATCGACGCCAAGGCCATCGGACGCTTCATGCCGCCGGTATTCCCGGGCATCGTCGCCGACAGCCTGCCGGAGCTGGGGCAAAAGCTCGGCCTCGATGCCGGCACCTTCATGCAGACCATGGAGCGCTACAACGCGGCCTGCCGCGTCGGCAAATTCGACCACACGGCGCTGGACGACTGCCACACCGAGGGTGTGGCGCCCGCCAAGACCCACTGGGCCCGGCCGATCGACACCGCGCCGTACTACGGCTATGCGCTGCGCCCGGGCGTGACCTTCACCTACCTGGGCCTCAAGGTCGACGACACCGCCGCCGTGCGCTTTGCCGGCCAGGCAAGCCGCAACCTGTTCGTGGCCGGCGAGATGATGGCCGGCAACGTGCTGGGCAAGGGCTACACGGCGGGCGTGGGCATGTCGATAGGCACAGCCTTCGGCCGCATCGCCGGACGCAACGCGGCCCTGGCCGCACAGGGCCGGCCCGCCGTGGCCGGCGCCGTCCAAGACTAG
- a CDS encoding LysR family transcriptional regulator, whose amino-acid sequence MELRQLRYFVRIVEMGSMSRAARELDVVQSALSQQITRLESELAVRLLQRTPRGVVPTEAGVAFFREAQLALRHADQAVRSARRSRLSGSVSLGLAPTTATILALPLMRAMRARYPDVRLHLVESMSGHLAEMLNARALDMAVLFDSRLHGSEGGQPRPGGRRWQVHPLIEEQLYLIRSLRHPQGGALPAAMALGDLAREPLILPTGQHGLRSTLDTAFAQARFTPHVVLEVDSLSMVMAAVDAGLGSTLQPWAAMSRFEDAAQRFDSALITDRDARRTNLLCTLSEDELSPAALAARVVLVDCVRELVSSGAWSGTTPIHHER is encoded by the coding sequence ATGGAATTGCGGCAGCTGCGCTACTTCGTGCGCATCGTGGAAATGGGCTCGATGAGCCGGGCGGCACGCGAACTCGACGTGGTGCAGTCGGCTTTGAGCCAGCAGATCACGCGGCTGGAGAGCGAGCTGGCCGTGCGCCTGCTGCAGCGCACGCCGCGCGGCGTGGTGCCGACCGAGGCCGGCGTGGCCTTCTTTCGCGAAGCCCAGCTGGCGCTGCGCCATGCCGACCAGGCAGTGCGCAGTGCCCGGCGGTCGCGCCTGTCGGGCTCGGTCAGCCTGGGCCTGGCGCCCACCACGGCCACCATCCTGGCGCTGCCGCTGATGCGGGCCATGCGCGCGCGCTATCCCGACGTGCGGCTGCACCTGGTGGAAAGCATGTCGGGCCATCTCGCGGAGATGCTCAATGCGCGCGCGCTCGACATGGCCGTGCTGTTCGACTCCCGTCTGCATGGCAGCGAGGGCGGCCAGCCACGCCCCGGCGGCCGGCGCTGGCAGGTGCACCCGCTGATCGAGGAGCAGTTGTACCTGATCCGTTCGCTGCGCCATCCGCAAGGCGGTGCGCTGCCTGCAGCCATGGCGCTGGGCGACCTCGCACGCGAGCCGCTGATCCTGCCCACGGGCCAGCACGGCCTGCGCAGCACGCTGGACACGGCCTTTGCGCAGGCGCGCTTCACGCCGCATGTGGTGCTTGAAGTCGACTCGCTTTCCATGGTCATGGCGGCCGTCGATGCGGGCCTGGGGTCGACGCTGCAGCCCTGGGCGGCAATGAGCCGTTTCGAGGACGCGGCGCAGCGCTTCGATTCGGCATTGATCACCGACCGCGATGCACGGCGCACCAATTTGCTGTGCACCCTCTCCGAGGACGAGCTGTCGCCGGCCGCGCTGGCCGCGCGCGTGGTGCTGGTCGACTGCGTGCGCGAACTGGTGTCCTCGGGCGCGTGGAGCGGCACCACGCCTATCCATCACGAACGCTGA
- a CDS encoding lytic murein transglycosylase gives MQMTSSLPASAQRWIAPSLLALVAMAGCASAPPVENQAAAPSTASPAPAPTPAPSTSSPMGEAEHEQKFARWVADFRASARAAGIDEATLHQAFDGVRFVPRVVTSDRAQPEFTRTVWDYLDGAVSAQRVARGQEKLQQLRATIDSASARYGVPAEILVAIWGMESNYGSNVGSIPTIDALATLGFEGRREEWARGQLLAALKILQNRDIERAQMIGSWAGAMGQTQFLPSNFLAYAVDADGDGRRDIWGSVPDVMASTANFLARSGWQPGQPSAIEVRLPAGFDYARADADIRQPAAQWAGEGVQTMNGTPLPALDGTSILLPAGARGPAFLVGTNFRTILRYNNSTSYALAVGLLAQKLAGSAGVQAAWPRELQSLSSSQVRALQTGLNARGFNTGTPDGTMGPATRRGVRQYQRSLGLPADGYPTLELLQRLQ, from the coding sequence ATGCAAATGACATCCTCCCTCCCAGCATCGGCGCAACGCTGGATCGCGCCCAGCCTGCTGGCGCTCGTCGCCATGGCGGGTTGCGCTTCCGCACCGCCCGTTGAAAACCAGGCTGCGGCGCCATCGACGGCAAGCCCCGCGCCAGCGCCAACCCCCGCTCCGTCCACATCTTCCCCGATGGGCGAGGCCGAGCACGAACAGAAATTCGCCCGCTGGGTCGCGGACTTCCGCGCCAGCGCCCGCGCGGCCGGCATCGACGAGGCCACGCTGCACCAGGCCTTCGACGGCGTGCGCTTCGTACCGCGCGTCGTCACGTCCGACCGCGCGCAGCCCGAATTCACGCGCACCGTCTGGGACTACCTCGACGGCGCGGTGTCGGCGCAACGCGTCGCCCGCGGCCAGGAGAAATTGCAGCAGCTGCGCGCCACGATCGACAGCGCGTCCGCGCGCTACGGCGTGCCCGCCGAAATCCTGGTCGCGATCTGGGGCATGGAGAGCAATTACGGCAGCAACGTCGGCAGCATTCCCACCATCGACGCCCTGGCGACGCTGGGCTTCGAGGGCCGGCGCGAGGAATGGGCGCGCGGCCAGCTGCTGGCGGCCTTGAAGATCCTGCAGAACCGCGACATCGAGCGTGCGCAGATGATCGGCTCGTGGGCCGGAGCAATGGGCCAGACGCAGTTCCTGCCCTCGAACTTCCTGGCCTACGCGGTCGACGCCGACGGCGACGGCCGCCGCGACATCTGGGGCAGCGTGCCCGATGTGATGGCCTCGACCGCGAACTTCCTGGCACGCTCGGGATGGCAACCCGGCCAGCCTTCGGCCATCGAGGTCCGCCTGCCGGCGGGATTCGACTACGCGCGCGCCGATGCCGATATACGCCAGCCTGCTGCGCAATGGGCCGGCGAGGGCGTGCAGACCATGAACGGCACGCCGTTGCCGGCGCTGGACGGCACCTCGATCCTGCTGCCGGCCGGCGCGCGCGGGCCGGCCTTCCTGGTCGGGACCAACTTCCGCACCATCCTGCGCTACAACAATTCGACCAGCTATGCGCTGGCCGTCGGCCTGCTGGCGCAAAAGCTCGCGGGCAGCGCCGGGGTCCAGGCAGCCTGGCCGCGCGAGCTGCAGTCGCTGAGCAGCAGCCAGGTGCGGGCGCTGCAGACGGGGCTGAACGCCCGCGGCTTCAACACCGGGACACCCGACGGCACCATGGGACCGGCCACGCGGCGCGGCGTCCGGCAATACCAGCGCAGCCTGGGACTGCCGGCGGATGGGTATCCGACACTGGAGTTGCTGCAGCGGCTGCAGTGA